GGTCCGGTAGctgctggagagatgccagttcacctcctaggCTCTGCCAAGGCACCAAACTGCCCTGAACCACTAAGGGCGCCTGTTCAGCAGTCACAGCCCGCTCACTCTGAGATCTCTCCATTGGTACATGTAtatttgagcatgtgtgtgtatttaggcCTAtttgtagtgtgtaataacaacagagtgtaaattgtaatttcctcataggggatcaataaagaggattataaataaaaatgtgatcttGTAGTGGACAGGGTTATTTACTTTGATAGAAAGAGATTGCATAGCATACACATTTATTATGTCATTCATTTGGTATTTTAATCTGGATATCTtttcaccagcagcagcagaatatTTTAGCATTTCAAAATCACACCTTGATAATTAAGAGGGAATCAGTGAGCAGCTACGATGCATTTGACCAgaagctaagtttccatccacatggCAATTGAATTATCTGCAGTTTGGTAAAAacaaactcatgcgaataaagctggtgaaagtgtgtttccatccaacggctttaaagcaaataaaatccTGTGCTTAATGACGTCACaagctgttttgcgatcaaattggtgtgtcaaattgatttgagacattttatgGTGTTTCCATCCAGtttcgcactgaatcgcactgatttttattttccgttccggcaccgctgcgagacaactcttttttgagacatgtctcgctgtttgagtgAGACtatttactccggaggacgtccaACGGCTTAAcgtaacctttgttggccatttccttttGCGGGTTcctgttaaatttaaaaagtcttttGTCTCCTCGTTTGTCCACTtatatctgtctttgttgacacccgccatgtgtgctAACAGAgataaagaagagagaaatactgggcggaaattaactaaaacttcttcttcgttttgtggcgggttgcaaccatgaaatggaaaaaaactaaaactaatcGCAATTCGttatttattcggcaaataacgtttccatcaatcgatcaagataaaatctgatacgtatttcctttgagtcaatATTTATGTAACTCCTtcgaattttactgtttccataaggcttTTTTcgttcaatatcacttaatttggataaaaacgtgtggatggaaacatagctacagtCTGGTCTTCAACGCAGGAAGGACAGACAGATCATTGACAAACAGATTGGCCAACATAATTGTAATTTTACTGAACATGCATTTGTAGTTTATTGTGCTTCTGATTTGTGTGCTCTGAGCACTTGTATcagtaaaagaaagacaagtcCAGCTTGCTTCAGCACATCTTGGTCAAGCCAAATCTGCATTCTGGACCTTACTGTTGACCATACAGGTCTCCTTATCTGGCTGGGTGCAGATCATCTTTGGAAAAGGATACAGTCCTGACTGcgtaatacattttacttttttataagtAAACACATAACTGTTTTATAaggaaatataatatttaactcaaaaataacaataacaatgagTAGACTTTAGTGGTTTTACAGTTTGTGTACCAgttatttcaaatatatatCTTATTTGAGGATGTTTGGAATAGTTTGCTGATATCTGTTACTTATGAAAACTACAACATATTATTGAACATTACATAACTGGTCTATAACTGGAGGAGAGTGGAGCGAATTGTCAGTAATGAGTTTATGTGCGTCTGTTAACAGATATAACATGTGATTGAAATCATACACAATTTGCGACTCATTAGTCCTCGGCTTTGTCAGTccaccctcctctcctcttccctgCACTTCATAGGGATGAAGTGAGATGCTATGTGCTCCCTCCTGGTCTTCTTCCCTCTCATCGGCTTTCCCTTCTGAGACAGGGCTATAAACATTTCTTTGCCATTTTTAGTCCTCTTTGCAGAGGAGTAAGCGTTGAAGTAGTTTTCTAAGAAAACCTCCTTGAAGTTGCAGTTTTCATTGTAGATCCTCTGTAAAGGATGAGACAGACATTACTGCAATAGTATTGTCTTTAGTGGCAGTTCTTGGTCTTTCTTATTTCAAATGGATGTTTTGCAATAGTTCAATTTCTAGTTGGATCATCTAAAAGTGTATGCCTTTTTTCACTGAGGAAGAAGATTACCTTGCCTTGCAGCTGTCCAGCCTTGTTCATAGAGATATAATACTGACTCTTCACGCCTTTGATGGCCAGTATGCCCCCCTCAGACACTGTCCTGATCTCCAGGATACCTGCcagacattcacacagttaggaaaaagagacattttactGGACAGATAAGAGACTATCGACATCCAGCCTTCACTCCAGCTCTACAACATTCATCTTCATTAACAAACTGGATGGAAGTTCCTGTGGTTAAATCAGTCTGTGGTCTCTCTGGCTTTATTCAAACCTTGTTAATTGGCCTCGGTGGCCATTACACAAACCACAACCTATGCCATAGCACATATGGGAGAAAGATTAGGCCTCTCTCTCCTGGGATCGAGGAAACTacctgttgtggtttggggtttttagttgggttcattttccctttttcattggcctccttgtgtttttgtctgtttttctctctggtcttttgttgctggtcctgtcttgtgtttctctgtacttgtttgttctacttcctgttttattttttgtcagtcagcttcctgtcttgtctttccTAGTccagctttactttgtttgtctgattgtcctgccccgccctaatgtgattcacctgacgtctcacctgttcctcatgacctcattacctcttgtatttaaccccagtgtttcctttgtctcttgtcagatcattctggTTTGTTCGCCTGTCAGTACGTCGCTTTGTCGCAGTGTCCCCGattttgttcctgtttccctgGTCCTGGTGATTatatgcttttgtcttttttggatgtttgcTTTTTGCCTTGTATTCTGGGTGGTTTGTTTCGTTgaggcttcctttgtgtttttttggacaataaactcctggttaccacccgcctgcctgcctgctgtcctcatctctgcatttgggtccaatcctcactcctCCCCAACACTACCTCCTTGAATGAGCTTTGCACGCTATGTTTTAGGTCTGTTCTTAAAATCTGTGGGAGACTAAAAACACTTATGCCTAACTATTTTGGCTAGTGATTTCTTATTATATTGttatgcaatatatatatatatatatatatatatgtatcttcAGGCTAAAGGCATCCATCACTTTGTCAGGGCGTATCATGGGAAAAGCATCATAGAAAAATTGTGATTAAAGGTATGATGTTACTGTTACGAATATGGTGAATTAACATTAtgtccaaaactcaaaaacTATAACTTGTAAAACTATGATTaataacacacaaatatgcattaCAAGAACACTAACAAAGTCCAgctcatttattgtttttgtcgtTGTAATATAGATATCTTGCTTTTAATGTTAAAGCATTGCAGAAATTATTCCATTTGCAGAAATTATTCCATTTGACAGGCagagaaaaaaactcattaaagcTCCTCAGACTGACATTGAGCATGCAGCATTTTATTTGCTTCATCACAAACAGATGGCAGTGACCCAATCTTGATTTGGAATGTTGTGTGTGCTTTGCTCTGCTTGCACTTGATGTTTGACTTAATATTACTGCCCTTTGACTGTTCACTCACATGTATTTAACCCTGCTTTTTATATTCCcctgtttgattttatttaataagaCCTAAGGTGAAGTTCAGATTAACACTGTTGCAGCTACATCTTTATGTTTAAAGCCCTTATAAATTTTAAGTCAGTTGATCATTAATTAACTGTAATATATATTGGTGGGAACTGTAAATGCAACTGTGTGTTTACTTCTCAAGTAGGGATTTCCCTAATGAGTCATGCTTAGTTTGTTTTTATGGTTGGTAAGAAGCATGGAAATGCTATTTCCATAATAATACATGGAACAGCTACCATTGTTTGGTCTACTGTGGAAAGATGGAACACAtttccacacacatgcatgcacacatacatattgtttacattttggctCAGACGCAGATAGGCTAACCTCAGTTTGAACAGATTAGTCATCACTTGCTGGTCCAGCCTCTAGCTAAGTAAACTTCTTTGTAGGTAATCCCTAATCTTACTTTCACCAGAGTTTGAATCCATTGTTTACATTATCTTCTAAGGATGTTCTGATGTTGAGATGGATATTGCCTGCCTCATACTAAATAGCTTAACAACCCTATGTGTACTAAAATTACAACATACTCCATATCTTTATCAGaacaaactcacacatacaACCGTCTATATTAACAGCTCTCCAGTTGAAATTGTCAACACGTTTAAATTCTTAGGCATCCATATTTCAGAATCTCACATGGTCGCTTAGTATCAGGTATTCCATTAAGAAGGCACATGCGAGGCTATGTTTTTTGAGGTGTCTTAAGAAAGATGATATGTCCCTAAATATTCTACAGAATATTTACCGTTGTACAATTGAGAGTATATTGACAGGTAACATTGTTGTATGGTTTGGTAGGGCTACTTCACATGACCTTAATCTTCTGACAAAGGTGGTCAAAACTGCATCTAAAATCATCGGCGTTCCACTTGAAACTGCTGCAACATATTTACTGGAAACGCAGTACTAAGAAGGCATGAGCTATTATGCGGGATTGTAGTCATCCTGCACACAACCTCTTCTCCCACATTCCATCAGGGAGACGTATGCATTGCATCCCAACATGCACATCACGGTATAGGGCTAGTTTTTACCCCCGGGTAATAAGGTTACTGAATGATGGCACATCAGGAAGGAGGGCACTGGCCTGTACTTAGTCACTCAGTCACCAGGTCTACTGTGCTTGgttattttggatgttttttaaattctatttatgttattattattattattattattaactgttTCTACTGACACGTGCTGAGAGAGTGCAAAAAGgcatattgtatttcattgctgTGGTACTCTGTACCAAGgtgcatatgacaataaacttgaacttgaacttatctgcatttcatttttggcAAAATACAGTGAATTTAATTACAggtgttatttttatttggctGCATTTGAGGGACTTGGCAGGAAACTAGGTTAAAACCTACTACTAATTTCATTTAGTTGTCATGCTGTGGTTTAGAAGTTGTTAATTGCCTACTTGTAAGTTGTAGAtctgctgtttgctgcttttaacgttttgtttaaaattatttttcttaacaGTTTGGTTAGAAATAAGTCAGTTATCTTATACATaacgtgtttgtgtgcttttgagGATCTCTTTACACATTCATAACAAAATTGTTCTGGATACTGTTGCAATGCTCCTAAATCACCAGAATGCACACATACCGTTGtctttttcagaaacatttctACAGCACAACACTTTCGTTTCCATAATGCCCAATATCGGTACTAGACATTCTAGTTCTCTATACATTGCAGATACAAATGCTACAAAGAAATAACAACATCTACATCTTAGATGATTagattttttatcaaaacaacCCTTTGAAATGCAATAAAGTTGGTAAAAACTTGTGCAGGGCAACAGATGAGTTTACTGGAAGTAAGcctgtatttttgtttcagagacacacagaatGGGGAGGCCAAAAAAACAGAGCTCCAAGTTTCTCATTTTGGTTGcttcttttttgtaaagaaaaaaaaggctttcatgCAATCAGCTTTTTGGGACTTCTTCACTGCAGCCAAAAAGTATGACTCACTGATTTATTACATATATATCTGCACCACGCTGGTCTCATCAATGGTTTATTGATTACATGTCTGTGTGCTTTTAGTGTGCGACTGTCAGCCACATATGggtgtatatctttttttgccAATTGTTGCACAAGCATCTTTTTCATCCACTTTGAGGCATTTCCCTGTCAAGACAACATTCCAGCCAGAATCCGATAGGAGGAAATGATAACTACTTAAAAGATCCTCATCGTAACAGAGATTTCCAGTGGTAAACATTGGCTCTCAAGCAACAAATTTAACCATTAATTTAACAAGTTAAATTAGAATTATCATGGTTATTATATAAAGTAAGTCACTCAGTAGTAAACTGGCATACCTTATTTGACAGTTATGCTTTTAATTGTATGGAACAGGAATTGTTGGTGTTTATGTGGGATGTCAGTTGTTAGCCATAGGTTTATCTGAAGGTTAATATTACAAATTTTCCCATTTGTAATATTCATGCCAATTCTTTGTCCTAAGATCTCATTCTGAAACTGCAAGTTTCTGGGAGAGTAAATAAGGCTGAACAAATGTGTGCCTGTGGCGGTATGAGCCAGAGGTCACAGGGGCCTGGCACCCATCAGGCTCCAAGACCTTTTAGTTTACTTCATTACAGCCTGTGTTTAGATGGTGTTATGGTTTAACAAGCCAATCCCCCACCTGCTATATTTTACCTCTGTCACTTTGGCTGCTCTAACAGAGTCACATGACCCATTAACATTGTGATTACACTGTGGAGAATTCTTGTACAAACACCTCCCATGTGCTTCTGTCACTTTGACAGGCCAAAAGTTCTTCACTGACTCAGTGGAAACATCTCACAACTAAACTCTGCGTTGTAAAATAACAGCTTTTCTACTTCTACGACTCAAGCTCACACCTACATTTAAGTTGATTCACATTTGGAAAATATTTTCTGGTAAAATTAGTGGTGTTTGTTCATTACTAATAAATGCAGAGGAACTCATAGTGATGCATTGGTTTTATAATAAGATAAAAAGTCATCCTTACTGTAGCAGTTGGTGGGATCTTGAGTCCCAGTGATGTTGCCATAGTCATCAATTGTTAGGAACCATTGCGTGCGGCTGAACAGCTGCCGTATACGCACATCTCCTCCCTCCATGTAGTCGTAGTTCCTGGTGTGGCGCTCATGTTTGGAGCAGTTCATGATGGCGGAAAGTTGTTCTGGAGTGCAGTCACtgtagaccacacacacactgctgaacAAGAAGATCACATGCAGGTACAGTCCCGAGAACAGATTTTGAAGGTTCCATGTCAGCATCCATTTGTGCATTATAATACAATGCAGTGGGGATCAATGAACAACATACTTAAATGTGAGATAGAGATCTGTGCACTATCCCTCAGCCCAGTAACCCCCTGATCGCTGACTTGTAAGACTTGTGTTGTGACCTCCGGGTCATCAGGTGTTTCTAGTGGGACGTTGAGATGGGGTGGTTGCGAAGGAGACTTTGTTTAGTTGGTTGGGGTTGGCTGAAAACTGTTGACTGGTCTGAAGACAGGTGACAGTATTATGAAATGATGTCTCTCTTTAGTCCTCAGTGACGATCTGCGTTAACGGTTTCATCCTTAGAGACCATAGTCCGACAATGGGGGTCATAATCCAGGTCAGGAAATGTTAAGCAGGATGTcactataaaaacaaacaaaaaaaaactgtttgattCTAGCTAATGcagttggaaaaaaatcaaactcaCAGATTCGCTTACAGGTTGAGATTTTTGTTAAAGCCACTTcaaaaactaataaatgatTACTAGGATTCAGCCAGTTCTATAGCCTTGTAGAATTCACAAAACAAAGCACCTTACAAAGAGATTCTGGTACTCatacaaatatgttttgaataTTTCCAAGCAATTAATCACAAGTCCTGTGGTGTACTTTCACAGGCATATGTCTCCCTGTCATGGACCCAAAACAGTTAAATATTTCATCAAGTCCCACTTGCTTCACAAGTCTGTCTGTAATCTTCTCTATAGTAgcatacatacaatatgtaCTTTAAAACCAACTATGCTGCTTTtcttgtataaaaaaacaaaacaaaaaaacaaactatagTTTATGACTTACATGTACTCTGAGTGATGACAGGAGTTGTCAGAGGTGTGTTTCCTTTCAGAGAGAGTCTTAATTTGAAGACTGTAGTTCTATAGCTGTAGTCTCAGTTGCAAAGCAAGCCAGTAATGCAGTGAAGCTAGGCAAGAGCTGGGAGCTTCTGTCAGTTCCCATAGATGTCTCCCTGATTCTGGCAGGCTGACTATGTGCATCTTCCACTGTCGCTGTGCACTCTGCTTAGATAAATGCCTCCTGCTGACCTCACTTGAGAGCAATTAGATCCCAACCAGTCAGCTGTCCCTGGCCGAGATGCAATAGAGAAACACCCTCTGCCTGCCTCTCGCTGTCACCCACCCACTGGACATGAGAGGGAGCTATAAACGCTCATAACAGCAGACTCTCTTTGGTATGCCCTCCGAAATACTTTAAGAACATTTGCATGCACACTCACCCTTGCAGAACCTTCTACAATCGGTCGATACCAAAAAACACCTGACACCCAAACATTTTTTGCTGGTTACTGATCTCATTATGACTCACATTAAGATTTCGTGATGACTTTTTAAAGAATGTATTCCCTATCAATTTAAATGTcagaattaattaaaaagtgggTTTACTTGCCTGCACTGAATCATTGGTTAGGATTTATTGACTGGagtaaaacaaattcaaagaaGCCCCATTCAGTTTCTCATTGAGTGTTATAGTGGGAAGCAATAAGTTATGGCTGACAGGTATCCATCcaagaggagaaaaacagaagacatGTCTTCTCAGAAGTAGTCATCTCTTTGTCAAGGGGTCATGCACTctttcactttttgtgtttgtatttaaagtCACAATTTATTGCCTTACATACCTGGCCTTTCCTTGGACTCACGACTTCAAAAGTTTATGTGGGCCCTAACAACGCGCTCCCCTGTGGAGGTCAGCGCTGCAGGCCTGTGAGAGAGACTTCTGGCCGCAGTagttctccttctcctctcttaACAGGCGGTCGTAAAGACCTTCTGTATTAGGTGTCACTCTGGCCTAGTCATCTGTCCCTTCTATCACCTCAAAGACCATTCAAACACTGGTCTTCAGAGCACATAGGCAAAGGAAACATCACTTAACGCCTAACGTCCGGAAGCAATTTCTAGTTCTCTGGTATTAAAAATTCCAGAGAACTAgaaatttaaatgaatgctaCATTCTAGATTTtcataaattaacatttaatggTAAATAGAAATGCAATTCCATGACATATAGTACATGTACTTCATATGCAATACTTTTGTTGTTTGACTCTTGATCACAACATATTTTTCCAGACAGGTGGACTACTTTCATTAGTTTATAAGAATTTTACAGAACCACTACCCATAAATTGCCAACTTCTCATGGAGGAGGGGTTTCTGTGACCCTAGGAGCTGTGCCAGGAAAAAGGCCAGATAAGGTCATTCTAAGACCCCAATGAATTGGCCTAAACAGAAATCAATGACCTTGCCTAAATTCCGGAAGCTGGGGCCCCCTCttgcaaacatttctttaagGGGAGCTTGCAGTTGAGACCTTAGCGGCTGGGCCTGTTCGTGATCAAAACAACACAGGGTCTCCATGTGAGCTCACTTCCTGCAAGGATCTGCGTTGGGTTATAGTACCATGCCAGTTAGACGACAGGTGGTACCCTTGGAGGACTGATCTTTGgcttttaaatgtcactttCTTAGTGGGGAAGGAGATGAAGAAACTCAGACCAGAACTGTTGctcctttattttaaaaggagcAACAGTTGAGTTGAGTCAGACATCTGATCAGTATGTTTCCCTGTGGTGGTATTTCTGGTATGTTCAGCTGGGTGCAGACCCTGGTGCTGATCCAGTGTGTGCTTGAATGATTGTATATTCTATCGGGCATGGGAACACGTCAGGGTCTCCCCAACGGATTTTGACATGGCTCCAGAGAAGGGTGTTTCGGATTATTTTCCTAGCATGTTGCCACCACAACTCAGACTTGTTGTGCAATGTAAAATGGAAGGAGGGAAGGCTTTGCTACTCCATCACATCTCACATTACAATCAGTAACGTCTCGGGGAAATGTCACTTCCAGTACTATCTGTCATCCACATGCTGACCATTTCATTGCATTTGGTATGAGGCTGGGATGCTGGATGAATGGAGGGTAGTGTATGTATCACTACATAACAATTTATTCAATCAGTAACCCTTGTCAGTGGGGTACAAGGAAATTATGTCTAGTGAGGCCGCTGACATGTGTGACAACTTTACTGTCGTTATTGAAAACAAAGTCATGTGATAAAGTGAAGCTATGAATTTAGGGAGCTGAGGGTCCGACAGCATGCCGCTGAAACAGCTCTTGGGCTATTTGATTGCAGCAGTTAAATGCACCTCTTTCCAGAGAACTTACATAAGCCCTGAGTTCACAGGTTAAGTGGGGCATCGTTGACCATACAAGATGAGGAAAGAGGAGATAAGTAAGTTGTAAACTTGGCAGACTGCAAACCTCCTTTAACATAGAGTATCAGGTTTTTGTGCTTAATCATGTGACCTTTGCTTTGACTTCACATCAGATCAGTTTTTATCCTCTGAACGAATCAATTACCTTTGTTACGGGAACTTGTTTTCCCAAGCATTAATTATTAAAGTAGTCCCGTTTTGCTTGTCAAATGTATCTTACTGTTGTATTCTATCCAGCCCATTCGTTCCGAGACTGTAAAATGATCTGCCTGAGGACCAACTTATTCACATCTATATTGGATTTTGCAATCActccttaaaaaaacatctggagaCAGTTCTTTTAGCTGCCTTttgtttcttgctttttttgttaatttgtcactttttcctaTTTCCGTCTTTTATAAAGCTAAgactaaaatataaaactagtgtaggtagtagtagtagtagtagtagttataattgttttattagtGGTGGTAGTAGATTTACTTAGTGTAATAAAAGGGAAATTGCTAAAAGTGCTGCAATGCTGCAATAAGAACATATCAACGGGCTACTTCAACG
The Etheostoma cragini isolate CJK2018 chromosome 1, CSU_Ecrag_1.0, whole genome shotgun sequence genome window above contains:
- the fgf7 gene encoding fibroblast growth factor 7, with product MHKWMLTWNLQNLFSGLYLHVIFLFSSVCVVYSDCTPEQLSAIMNCSKHERHTRNYDYMEGGDVRIRQLFSRTQWFLTIDDYGNITGTQDPTNCYSILEIRTVSEGGILAIKGVKSQYYISMNKAGQLQGKRIYNENCNFKEVFLENYFNAYSSAKRTKNGKEMFIALSQKGKPMRGKKTRREHIASHFIPMKCREEERRVD